From a region of the Nitrospirota bacterium genome:
- a CDS encoding MFS transporter yields MNSSPEPTARLNYFKFVLRALRYRNYRLFFLGQIVSLTGTWMTHIATSWLVYRLTGSALLLGVVGFSGQMPAFLLSPLAGLIVDRHSRHRMLIMTQGLAMVQSFALAFLTLSDRITIPWLLVLCVFQGLINAFDMPCRQAFVVELVEDKKDLGNAIALNSSMFNLARLIGPAVGGILIAAVGEGWCFLLDAVSYSAVITALLAMTIKAHSPARRIDSAISQLKEGVAYVVQSKPIRSIIGLLALVSLMGLPYTVLMPIFAGKILGGGPHTLGFLMAAIGTGALIGAFWLMGRKTVLGLDRVITAGSALFAAGLIAFSFSHTLLLSLALLVVSSCGFMVLMASSNTILQTIVDDDKRGRVMSLFIMAFMGPAPFGSLLAGFLSHAIGVPATLLFGGICCAGGAVWFYRQLPGIRKATRPIYLRLGIIQEIASGLETAAELSLPED; encoded by the coding sequence GTGAATTCATCCCCGGAACCCACGGCCCGGCTGAACTACTTCAAATTTGTTTTGCGGGCCTTGCGCTATCGGAACTACCGGCTTTTCTTTCTCGGGCAAATCGTCTCGCTTACCGGGACCTGGATGACACACATCGCAACGAGCTGGCTGGTGTACCGGCTGACAGGTTCTGCGCTGCTTTTGGGTGTCGTAGGGTTCTCGGGTCAGATGCCGGCGTTTTTGCTATCGCCGCTTGCCGGTCTAATCGTTGACCGGCACAGCCGCCATCGAATGCTTATCATGACACAGGGCCTGGCCATGGTTCAATCGTTTGCACTGGCGTTCCTGACTCTGTCTGACAGGATCACGATTCCATGGCTTTTGGTATTGTGTGTTTTTCAGGGATTGATCAATGCGTTTGACATGCCCTGCCGCCAGGCTTTTGTAGTAGAACTGGTCGAAGATAAAAAAGATCTGGGCAACGCTATCGCGCTCAATTCCTCAATGTTCAATCTCGCCCGATTGATTGGTCCTGCCGTCGGCGGGATATTGATAGCGGCGGTGGGTGAGGGGTGGTGTTTTCTCCTCGACGCCGTGAGCTACAGCGCGGTGATTACTGCGCTTTTAGCGATGACAATCAAGGCCCATTCCCCGGCGCGCCGCATTGACTCCGCGATCAGCCAGTTGAAAGAGGGAGTCGCATACGTGGTACAGTCTAAGCCGATACGATCTATTATCGGACTCCTCGCTCTAGTGAGCCTTATGGGTCTGCCCTACACGGTGCTCATGCCAATTTTCGCGGGAAAGATTTTAGGCGGAGGTCCACACACACTCGGTTTTCTCATGGCGGCTATCGGTACCGGAGCCTTGATCGGCGCATTCTGGCTGATGGGCCGAAAAACCGTATTGGGACTCGACCGGGTGATTACTGCAGGGTCCGCGCTTTTCGCCGCCGGCCTCATCGCCTTTTCTTTTTCACATACGCTGTTGTTGTCCCTCGCGCTTTTGGTCGTCTCCTCCTGCGGTTTCATGGTTCTTATGGCCTCAAGCAACACCATCCTTCAAACGATCGTGGATGATGACAAGCGCGGCCGCGTCATGAGTTTGTTTATCATGGCCTTCATGGGCCCGGCACCTTTCGGGAGTCTCCTGGCGGGATTTCTATCTCATGCGATCGGCGTACCGGCAACCCTGCTGTTCGGAGGTATCTGCTGTGCTGGCGGGGCGGTTTGGTTCTACCGGCAGCTTCCCGGGATCCGAAAAGCTACCCGTCCTATTTATCTCCGTCTCGGGATTATCCAGGAAATCGCTTCCGGTCTCGAGACTGCCGCGGAACTCTCTCTGCCCGAGGATTAA
- a CDS encoding carboxymuconolactone decarboxylase family protein: MAKLPSQYVSIKKRFREYSDAIDNLGKSTKEMGPLDERTSQLLQLAASAAIRSEGAVHSHVKRALDAGASREEIYHSLILLTSTIGFPTVSAALSWADDVLSKRKK, encoded by the coding sequence ATGGCTAAACTACCTTCGCAGTATGTAAGTATAAAAAAGAGGTTCAGGGAATATTCCGATGCAATTGACAATCTCGGTAAGTCTACAAAGGAGATGGGACCGCTTGATGAAAGGACATCACAGCTTCTGCAGCTTGCAGCATCCGCTGCTATAAGATCAGAGGGAGCTGTACATTCTCATGTTAAGAGGGCACTGGATGCAGGGGCAAGTCGTGAAGAGATATATCATTCGCTGATATTACTAACGAGCACAATTGGGTTTCCAACGGTATCTGCTGCCCTGAGCTGGGCTGATGATGTTTTATCTAAACGGAAAAAGTAG
- a CDS encoding DEAD/DEAH box helicase has translation MSFEKMGLSPEILKALQTKKYVDPTPIQAKAIPIIMQGKDLIGCAQTGTGKTAGFTLPVLNRLQKGKSPSLRALVLVPTRELAMQVHESVKTYGSNLRLRTALVYGGVGIYPQKEALRRGVDILIATPGRLMDHMRQRTVSFKNLEVLIIDEADRMLDMGFIADIRTIIKSIPQQRQTLLFSATMPAEIQRLANEILKQPEVVEVARQGTPASGVRQVVYPVDVTRKNDLLVHLIEKEQMSRVLVFTRTKNRAEKLATHLNRKGSMAEAIHGDKSQRERTQALQDFKNGRVQVLVATNVAARGLDVKEISHVVNYEMPDIPEDYVHRIGRTARAEKTGDAISLVASCERESLRNIERYIGSKIRQVVVDGFASSDLGQKIASKAEPSSFKARVRRPGQSRRPSYSGYPKG, from the coding sequence ATGTCGTTTGAAAAAATGGGGCTCAGCCCCGAAATCCTCAAAGCATTACAGACCAAGAAATATGTGGACCCAACACCCATACAAGCCAAGGCCATCCCTATCATTATGCAGGGAAAAGACCTGATCGGCTGCGCACAGACCGGTACCGGAAAGACAGCCGGCTTCACACTCCCTGTACTCAACAGGCTTCAGAAGGGAAAGTCGCCGTCTCTCAGGGCATTGGTCCTTGTCCCAACACGTGAACTGGCTATGCAGGTTCATGAAAGTGTCAAGACCTACGGCAGTAACCTTCGTCTACGTACAGCCCTTGTTTATGGAGGTGTCGGTATATATCCTCAGAAAGAAGCACTGAGACGCGGGGTGGACATTCTTATAGCAACACCTGGAAGATTGATGGACCACATGCGCCAGAGAACAGTTTCATTCAAGAATCTTGAGGTACTCATTATAGATGAGGCAGACCGTATGCTTGACATGGGATTCATTGCCGATATACGGACAATCATTAAGAGCATACCGCAGCAGCGCCAGACACTCCTGTTTTCTGCCACTATGCCCGCAGAGATACAGAGGCTTGCTAACGAGATCCTTAAGCAGCCTGAGGTTGTTGAAGTTGCACGTCAGGGTACTCCTGCATCAGGCGTCAGACAGGTTGTTTATCCAGTGGATGTAACACGCAAGAATGACTTGTTGGTTCATCTCATTGAAAAGGAGCAGATGTCGAGGGTTCTTGTTTTCACAAGGACTAAAAATCGCGCAGAAAAGCTTGCGACACACCTTAACCGCAAAGGCAGTATGGCAGAGGCGATCCATGGCGACAAGAGCCAGAGGGAACGTACTCAGGCATTGCAGGATTTTAAGAATGGCCGTGTACAGGTTCTGGTTGCAACTAATGTTGCTGCCCGCGGACTTGATGTAAAGGAAATCTCTCATGTGGTAAATTATGAAATGCCTGATATCCCTGAGGATTATGTCCACAGGATCGGCAGGACGGCCCGTGCAGAGAAGACAGGAGATGCCATTTCTCTGGTGGCCTCGTGCGAACGTGAAAGCCTTCGCAACATCGAAAGGTATATCGGATCAAAAATTCGCCAGGTTGTAGTGGATGGTTTCGCCAGCAGTGATTTAGGGCAGAAGATAGCTTCCAAGGCTGAGCCGTCTTCTTTTAAGGCAAGGGTCAGACGACCAGGCCAATCAAGACGTCCATCATATAGTGGTTACCCTAAAGGTTAA
- a CDS encoding YceH family protein has translation MTDLKLTKEDVRVIGCLIEKEMTTPDYYPLSLNALVNACNQKSNRDPVVSYSEETVLRTLDSLKSKELAWQSDLSRVAKYSHNFLKARNLVNKEAAILCILFLRGHQTAGEIRERTERLYKFNTIEESKEVLNNLEEMGYVKLLPRQHGMKEQRYTHLFSDIEELPGTDTASYPVSYTNDTNAEDERIEKLREELTRLRQELETLRQEFQEFKQQF, from the coding sequence GTGACAGACTTAAAGCTTACTAAAGAAGATGTTCGTGTCATAGGGTGCCTTATTGAAAAGGAGATGACCACTCCTGATTATTATCCCCTCTCGTTAAATGCCCTTGTTAATGCATGCAACCAGAAATCCAACAGGGACCCTGTAGTTTCCTATAGTGAAGAAACTGTATTAAGAACCTTAGACAGCCTTAAGAGCAAAGAACTGGCATGGCAGAGCGATTTAAGCCGGGTTGCTAAATACTCTCACAATTTTCTTAAGGCACGCAATCTTGTAAATAAGGAGGCAGCTATACTTTGCATCCTGTTTCTGCGGGGACACCAGACCGCAGGTGAGATACGGGAACGGACGGAACGTCTTTACAAGTTTAATACAATAGAAGAGTCTAAGGAGGTTCTGAATAACCTTGAAGAGATGGGATATGTTAAACTTCTCCCCCGTCAGCATGGCATGAAGGAACAACGCTACACTCACCTTTTCTCTGACATAGAAGAACTTCCCGGCACTGATACAGCTTCATACCCTGTATCGTATACTAACGATACTAACGCTGAAGATGAGCGGATCGAAAAACTCCGGGAGGAATTAACAAGACTGCGTCAGGAACTGGAAACATTGAGACAGGAGTTCCAGGAATTCAAACAACAATTCTAA
- the bcp gene encoding thioredoxin-dependent thiol peroxidase — translation MSGKKSDSGLNVGDKAPDFKIPDHDGKEVALSGFRGKKVVLYFYPKDSTPGCTKEACSFRDSNTEIKKRGAVVIGVSADSVGSHIKFRDKYDLNFPLLSDANKDVVQAYGVWKEKSLYGRKFMGIERTTFIIDEEGRISRIFPKVKVDKHLEEVLKVL, via the coding sequence ATGAGCGGTAAGAAATCTGATAGTGGATTAAATGTAGGAGATAAGGCGCCTGACTTCAAGATTCCTGATCATGATGGCAAAGAGGTCGCACTCTCCGGTTTCAGGGGTAAAAAGGTTGTACTGTATTTCTACCCTAAGGATAGTACACCGGGATGTACAAAGGAGGCGTGCTCGTTTCGTGATAGTAATACAGAGATTAAAAAACGTGGTGCCGTTGTAATTGGAGTCAGCGCTGATTCAGTCGGTTCTCATATAAAATTCAGGGATAAATACGATCTCAATTTCCCCCTGCTGAGTGATGCGAATAAAGATGTGGTCCAGGCCTACGGTGTGTGGAAAGAGAAATCTCTTTATGGTCGTAAGTTCATGGGTATTGAACGTACTACGTTTATTATAGATGAAGAGGGCAGGATTAGTCGTATCTTCCCGAAGGTGAAGGTAGATAAACATCTTGAAGAGGTTCTTAAGGTACTATAG
- a CDS encoding helix-turn-helix transcriptional regulator — translation MRVKQIPMKGIGRRLKNFREQMGISQLELSHRSGISQASIARIESDLQRNLKAETIRKLAESLGVSVSRLIEEPSIIKEELTSYVTPKMLPVIKWSKFKDLKSKRWPILKENADSTEPSLSSDQNAFFLIASAGLISSPVVNEGDLLLIEPNTHYRDSELVLFLSHELTTLGRIYCYPRMTILLPLTKESPPHILKKEDVRRPGVRILRVSEIRKKY, via the coding sequence TTGCGTGTAAAACAAATACCAATGAAGGGAATAGGTCGGCGTTTGAAGAATTTCAGGGAGCAGATGGGGATATCGCAGCTTGAGTTATCCCACAGGAGTGGTATTTCTCAGGCAAGTATTGCGAGGATAGAGTCAGATCTGCAGAGAAATCTTAAGGCAGAGACAATAAGGAAATTGGCGGAGAGTCTTGGGGTATCTGTATCGCGCCTCATCGAAGAACCATCAATTATAAAAGAAGAATTAACTTCTTATGTAACTCCAAAGATGCTTCCTGTAATAAAGTGGAGTAAGTTCAAAGACCTGAAGTCTAAAAGATGGCCTATATTAAAGGAAAACGCAGATTCCACTGAACCATCACTTTCAAGCGATCAGAATGCCTTTTTCCTGATAGCATCTGCCGGTTTGATCAGCTCTCCTGTGGTTAATGAAGGAGACCTCCTTTTGATTGAACCAAACACACATTACAGGGATAGCGAACTTGTCCTCTTTCTGTCACATGAGCTGACAACATTAGGCAGAATATATTGCTATCCCAGAATGACAATCCTGCTCCCATTGACTAAAGAGTCTCCCCCGCATATATTGAAGAAAGAAGATGTAAGAAGGCCTGGTGTTCGAATCCTCCGGGTGAGTGAGATAAGAAAAAAATATTAG
- a CDS encoding putative toxin-antitoxin system toxin component, PIN family, whose product MAVKAVIDTNIWVSSLLNPHGYPAKLRKAFEEGLIEVIISEPILEEIADVLSRPKIKNKYGVTETDIRELLILIEERSDHVLVSGDINICRDMDDDLIIETAIKGKAKYLVSRDDDVKMDMEVTEFLSGSGISVLSVAKFLRLIGQD is encoded by the coding sequence GTGGCCGTTAAGGCTGTTATTGACACCAATATCTGGGTATCATCCCTGCTGAATCCACATGGTTATCCTGCCAAACTCAGAAAGGCCTTTGAGGAAGGACTCATAGAAGTTATCATTTCAGAACCAATACTGGAAGAGATAGCGGATGTCCTTAGTCGTCCTAAGATAAAAAATAAATATGGTGTTACTGAAACTGACATAAGGGAACTCTTAATACTGATAGAGGAACGATCAGATCATGTCCTGGTTTCCGGTGACATCAATATCTGCCGGGACATGGATGATGATCTTATTATAGAAACAGCGATAAAAGGTAAAGCAAAATATCTTGTTAGCAGGGACGATGATGTAAAGATGGATATGGAGGTTACAGAGTTTTTGTCAGGATCAGGTATATCGGTTCTTTCTGTTGCAAAATTCTTAAGACTTATCGGCCAGGACTAA
- a CDS encoding antitoxin family protein, whose protein sequence is MSKTIEAIFENGVFKPLQKVDIKEHEQVEIRVIPKGEWGKGFNRLINKIHKKSAQYPPEEIEADISQSIKEVREGKRGR, encoded by the coding sequence ATGTCCAAGACCATAGAGGCTATCTTTGAAAACGGTGTTTTTAAACCCCTCCAGAAAGTGGATATAAAGGAACATGAACAAGTTGAGATAAGGGTTATTCCAAAAGGGGAATGGGGAAAAGGGTTTAACCGTCTGATTAATAAGATACATAAAAAGTCCGCTCAATATCCTCCTGAGGAAATAGAAGCCGATATATCCCAGTCTATCAAAGAAGTCAGGGAAGGGAAGCGTGGCCGTTAA
- a CDS encoding type II toxin-antitoxin system HicB family antitoxin yields the protein MNRYKVIIYWSKEDEAFIAEAPELPGCAADGATYQEALANVEVIIKEWIETAKELGRPIPEPKVRLMFSY from the coding sequence ATGAATAGGTATAAAGTCATAATTTATTGGAGTAAAGAAGATGAGGCTTTTATTGCTGAGGCACCTGAGTTGCCCGGATGTGCAGCAGATGGGGCAACCTATCAGGAGGCTCTTGCCAATGTTGAAGTCATCATTAAGGAGTGGATAGAAACAGCAAAGGAACTGGGACGCCCTATTCCTGAACCTAAGGTGCGGTTAATGTTTTCATATTAA